The DNA region CAAATCAGATAGTTGCATCCTATAGCCATCAAAATGCCACTTGCATATTGCACGATACCCCCGAGCGAGCCTTGCAATCTGCACTGAACTTTTGGACGGGCAGCCACGTTTCGCTCGAACCAGCGGCCGAAAACGCGGTCGTCCCTTGCGCTGGCAGGAGGGAGAAGCGGTGCCCAGGTGAGCGCCGCCGTGGTGTCATTCGACGGGGGACAACCTTCTCGCCGCACCGGGCGAATGGCCGAACCAGCGACGGAAGGCGCGGTGGAACGTGCTCACATCCTTGAAACCCAAGGCCTCGCTGATCGCCTGCAGCGGCACGCCGTCACGCACCTGCTGCAGGGCCAGGCGACTGCGCTCCTGCTCCAGCAGCGCGGTGAAGCTGGTGCCCTGTTCGCGCAGACGCCGGTAGAGCGTCGGCCGGCTGAGGTGCAGGGCGGCGCAGAGCGCCTCGATGCCCGGTCCGCCGGCGAGATCGGCGCGGATCATCAGGCGTACGCGCTCGGCCAGGTCGCCCTCGGCCCGCAGCTGCTCCAGGGCCGCCTGCGCACGCGCCTCCAGCAACGCCTTGAGGTAGGGGTTGGCACTGCGGATCGGGCTGGCCACCTGCTCGTGCGACAGGTACACGCGGTTCGCCACGCCGCCGAACTGCACGGCGGTGCCGAACGCCTCGGCGAAGTGCGCGGCATGGGCCGGACGCGGGCAGGCGAATTCGACCCGCTGCGGCACGAAGTCCTCCCCGACCAACTCGCCCCCAGCGCACCAGCGCCGCCAGGCTGCGCTCCACCGCCGCCTGTGGATAACCGCGCCCGGCGACGAACTCCAGCTCGAGGCACAGGCCGCCCTGTGCATCGCGTGCGCTCCAGCGTTCGGACGGGTTCATCAGCGCGCCATGGCGCAGGAAGGTCGACAGCGCCTCGCCCACCGACGCGCACTGGAACAGCAGGCTGGCCAGCAGGCCGCGTCGCTCTGGGTTGAAGGCCTGCCCGATCAGCAGGCCGACCTGCGGCAACGCCGGGTTGCTCGCTGCCAACTGCCACAACCCCAGCAACAGGCCCTCGTCCAGGCGCTGCTCCTGCAACGGCGCGGCGGGATCGCAACGCCCCAGCAGCACCTCGCGGGACAGGCCGGCCACCTGCAACCGCGCAGCCTCGACGGCACCCAGTTGCAGCAGCAGGTCATGCAGGTCGAGCACCGCCAGGGCGGAGACGCGGGTTGGGCTCATGGCAGGCAGTCCTTTTTCCTGCACGGACAGTAACCGCTCAGCCGCAGGCGCCGCCAGCGGATGCGGTCGAGCGCCTCACGCCGCCTCGGCACGCACCGCGGCCTGCACCTGGGGTCGCGCGGCGATGCGCGCACGGAAGGCCGCGAGCGCCGGCCAGGGCGCCAGGTCGATGGCGAAGAAATCCACCCAGCCAAGCACGGTGAACAGGTAGGCATCGGCCACGCCGAAGCGATCGCCCAGCAGGTAGTCGGCCTGGCCCAGCGCGGCTTCCAGGTAGTCGAAGCGCTTGAACAGGCGCGCGCGGAAGATCGCCTTCACCTCCTCCGGGATCGCCGCGTTGAACAGCGGGCTCATGCCGGCGTGGATTTCCCCGGAGATGAAGTTCAGCCATTCCTGCAGGCGCACCCGCTGCAACGTGCCGTTGGCCGGCGCGAGCCCCACCTCCGGGCGCAGGTCGGCCAGGTACTGGACGATGGCGGTGCCTTCGGTGAGCACCTCGCCATTGTCCAGCTCCAGCGCGGCGACATAGCCCTTGGGGTTGATGGCGAGGAAATCGTCGCCGTGCTCGGTGAGCTTGGTGCGGTTATCCACACGGACCGCCTCGAACGGTAGGCCCAGTTCCAGCATCACGATATGCGGCGACAGCGAACAGGTACGGGGGGCGTAGTACAGCTTCATGGCGACTCCTTGCTCAGGCCACCTCCACGATGGAGGCGCGGCAGGAGTATCGACGCAGCGGTTCTCTTTTTGAAGAAGGGAGAAATCTGTAGCTTAGGTACACAAAATATACCTGGAGCCCCCATGAAGAAGAACGTATCCGGCTGCTCGGTCGAGGAAGCCATGCACCTGCTCGGCGGGCGCTGGCGCCTGCTGCTGGTGTCCTACCTGCTGGATGGCCCCAAGCGTTTCAACGACCTGCGCCGCGACATCCCGCACATCTCCCAGCGCATGCTCACCCTCGACCTTCGTGCCCTCGAAGAAGCCGGCATGGTGCTGCGCACCGTCTACCCGGAAGTGCCGGTGCGGGTGGAATACCAGCTCACCGAAGACGGCCAGCGCCTGCGCAAGGTGGTGGAGGTGATCAAGGAATTCGGCCTCTGGCTCAAGGCCCGGCACACGACCGACGCCCCCCAACCGTAGGGTGGACGACGCTTCACCCGTCCACCATTCGCGCCCACATGCTGCACAGGTTGTAGCCCGGCTTCAGCCCGGGGATGCAGGCAACTCTGCTCCCGGGCTGAAGCCCGGGCTACGCGGCCACAAGCATTCGTACCCACATGAAGCACCGCTGGTGGAGGTGAAGAGCGACCTCCACCCTACACACAGACCAGTTCCGTGCGGGGGATCAGTTCTTCACCCAGTTCTCGAAGCGCTGCTCCAGCTCGCCATGGGCGGCCCAGAACTTCACGCTCATCGGCAGGGCGCCGCTGATGTTCTGCGGGGCGGTGGGGAGGGTGGCGGCGATGGCGGGGTCGATCATGGCGATCGCCTTGTTGTTCACCGGGGCGTAGGAGATGCCCTCGGCGAAGGCCTTCTGCCGCTCCGGCTGGGTGGTGAAGGTGACGAAGGTCTTGGCCAGGTCGCCCTTCCACGAGCCCTTGGGCAGGGCCCAGTAGTCGAAGTCGTAGATGCTGCCGGTCCAGACCATGGCCAGGGAGCGGGTTTCCTTCTGCGCGGTGGCGATACGGCCGTTGTAGGCGGCGCTCATGGCCACCTTGCCGTCCTGCAGCGCGCGCACCGGTTCGGCGCCGGCCTTCCACCAGACGACGCTGGACTTGATCTCGTCGAGCTTGCGGAAGGCGCGTTCGACCCCGGCCGGGGTGTCCAGCACCTGGTAGACGTCCTGCGGCGCGACGCCGTCGGCCATCAGGGCGAACTCCAGGTTGTACTTGGCGCCATGGCGCAGGCCGCGCTTGCCCGGGTACTTGCGCAGGTCCCAGAAATCGCCCCAGCCGGTGGGTGCGTTCTTGATCTTCGCCGAATCGTAGGCGAGCACCGTGGACCAGACGAAGATGCCGACGCCGCAGGGCTGGAGCGTGCCGGGTACGAAGTCGGCGGGGTTGCCGAGCAGGGCCGGGTCGAGCTTCTCGAACAGCCCCTCCTCGCAGCCGCGGGCCAGTTCCGGTGCTTCCATCTCCACCACGTCCCAGGTCACGTGGCTGAGTTCGACCATGTGCTTGAGCTTGTCGAGGTCGCCGTTGTACGAGCCGTGCACCACGGCGTTGCCGGTGCTCGCCTTGAAGGGCTTGAAGAAGGCCTCCTTCTGCACATCCTTGTTGGCGCCCCCGAAGGTGATCACGGTGACGAAGTCCGCCGAGGCGGGCAGGCTGGCGCAGGCCAGGAGAAGACCGAGGGCACGTCGTACAGCAACATCCATGGAGCATTCCTTATTGTCGATTGGCGGTGTGGCCACGGGTCGACCGTGGCGCTGCCCGGATTCTCACAGTGCCCCTTGGTTGCCAGGTGCGCGGCAGCGACATGACGCTGCCTCCCACCGCCCCTGGCAGGCACCGGGTCCGGATCTGCCGCACAGTCTGAACGCAACGCGCGTCACACATATTGCTTTCCGTCACAGTGGCGATCGCTTCACAGGCTCTGGGACGAGCGTTTCAGGTTATCGGGGGCGACCGTTGCGCCAGCGCGGACGATTGCAACCGAACGCCATGTCGATTGAAACCAGGCGCCATGCCTTCCCGCCCCGGGCGGCCCTAGCATCGGGTCACCGCCCCATGAGGAGTTGCCGCATGTCCCGCCACCGCATCGAATCCCTCGGCGCCCTGCGCACGCTGATCGCCGAACCGCCCGCCCTGATGAAGAAGCGCCTGCAACCGGCGATCGACTCCCACTGCCTGACGCTCATCCGCAACGCCAGTGTCTGCGCCATCGGCCTCGCCGGTGCCGACAGCGAGATCGCCTTCCTCGACCTGCAGACCACGCCGGTGATCCTGGCCGAAGGCAAGCGCATCCGGCTGGCCTGGCCCGCCGCCCTGCCCCTGAAGGAGTACGGGGCATCAAGGGCCTGCAGCCTGCTCTTCATCCTGCCGGGCATCGGCTTCGCCCTGCGTGCCAACGGTCGCGGCCAGCCGCTGCGGGAAGAGGCCGGCACCTGCCTGGAGTTCGAGGCCGACGCCCTGTTCCTGCATTGCTCGCGGGCCATGGTGCGCGCGGACTTCTGGACCGCGCGGGAAGACCCGGGCGGCTGGCCGGCGGAACGCGGCGAAGGGACGTTGTCACAGGCCGCGCGGGCCTTCCTCGCCCGCTCGCCCTACCTGCTGATGCTGACCCGCAACGCCGAGGGTGCCACCGAGCTCTCGCCCCGGGGCGACCCGGAAGGCTTCATCGGGCTCATCGACCCGCAGCGGCTGCTGATCCCCGAACGCCCGGGGAACAAGGTGGCGGTGTCGCTCAGCAACATCATCGCCTGCGACGAACTGAAGCTGGCCTTCCTGCTGCCGGGCTCGGCAACGGTGCTCAGCGTCACCGGCCGCGCGCAGGTGAGCGCCGACCCGCAGCTGCTCGGCCCGCTCTCGGTGAACGGCAAGGCCCCGGTGCTGGGCACCCTGGTGGAAGTGCAGCGCTTCGCCTTCGTCGAGGCGCCCGAGCTGGTCGACGCCGGCCTGTGGCGCGCGGAAACCCACCTGGCGCCGACGGCCATCCCCTCCTTCCCGAAGATGCTTGCCGAGCACATGAACGGCACCGGCCTGCTGGGCAAGGCCACCACCCTGGTGGTGGATGCCGTGGTCAGGCACGACCTCAAGCACCTCTATTGAGGGTGCCGTCCAGACGTCCGACGCGTCATGTCGCCTTATTGGACATATCCATGCACCTGACCTATACACAGGGCTCCCTCCCGTCAGGTGCATCGCCATGAAGCGCTCCATCGACCACGTCCGCTGGGACCTCGCCCAGCGCTACCGGCTCATCGAAACCGTGGCCTGGTGGGAAGGCCGGCTGACCACCAACCACCTGATGCAGAGCTTCGGCATCAGCCGCCAGCAGGCCTCCAAGGACATCAACGCCTACCTCAACGAGCACGCGCCGAAGAACCTGGTCTACGACAAGCACCTCAAGGGCTACAAACCCGGCAAGGGCTTCCGCCCGCTGTTCATCGACGGCAGCGCCAGCGCCTATTTGCACCTGCTGGACCAGAACCGCGAGCGCTCCCCGCACATCGAGGGCCTGGCCCTGGCCTACGCCCACACCGAGGTGCTGCAGGTGCCGGACCGCAGCATCCGCCCCGAGGTGCTGCGCCCCATCCTCCAGGCCTGCCGCGAAGGCCTGCGCCTGGAAACCGAGTACGTATCCCTGGCCCACCCGGAATCGGAGATCCGCGTCATCGCCCCGCACACCCTGGTGTTCACCGGCATGCGCTGGCATGTGCGCGCCTACTGCGAGAAGAACCGCGACTACCGCGACTTCGTGCTCAGCCGCTTCCGGGGCGAGCCGGACCTGATGGACGAGTCTGCCCAGGGCCGCGACGCGGACGAAGGCTGGATGACGGCGGTGGAGGTGATCCTCGCCCCCGATGGTCGGCTCAAGCCCGCGCAGCAGGCGATCATCGAGGCGGACTACGGCATGCAGGACGGCCAGCTGGTCATCCACAGCCGCGGCGCCCTGGTGCAATACGTGCTGCAGCGCTACCAGATCGACCCAAACAAGGTGCAGGCCAAGCCGGTGGCGCAGCAGATCGTGGTCGCCAACCTGGAAGACCTCGGCCGCTGGCTCTACAGCTGACCCTTCTTTCCCGGGCTGAAGCCCGGGGGTCACCCTCTAGCCTGGGCTTCAGCCCAGGGCCTTCCCCTGCACAGCCAACACCCCGGAATAAAGCTCAGGCCGCCGGTCGCCATGCACATCGTTGCGGGCGCTGATGCGCTTGTCCCGCGCAGCGCCCAGGTCCAGCTCCGCCAGCAGCAGCTGCTCGCCCCCCTCGCCCGCCGGCCCGGCTTGTGGATAACCGTCGGCATCGACGATCACCGAACCCTCCACCCAGTCCACGCCTCGCTCCTGGCCGTGGCGATCGCAGGCGGCGATGGTCATCCGGTTCACCGCCGCATCGGCCTGCACCCGCACCACTTCACCCGGACGCTCGGCGACCGGGCGCGGGCCCCGTGGCCAGTTCACCGGCGCGCAGAGCAACTGGGCACCGGCCAGCGCGGGCAGGCGCACCCATTCGGGAAACTCGAGGTCGTAGCAGATCATCACCGCGAGGCGCCCGAAGGCCGTGTCCACCACCGGGGGCGCGGCATCGCCAGGCGTGAAGATCGCCTTCTCGCCATCCCACAGGTGCGCCTTGCGGTACACCGCGCGCACCCCGCTGGCATCCACCAGCGCCGCGCTATTGGCCAGGGTGCCGTCATCGCGCAATTCGCAGAAGCCGCCCACCAGCACGATGCCCAGCTCGGCGGCCAGGGCCGTCCACAGCGTGATGCCGGGGCCGTCCAGCGGCTCGGCCAGGGCCCGGGCTTCGGCAGGGTCGCGGAACAGGTAACCGCTCTGCACCAGCTCCGGCAGCACCACCACCTGCGCGCCCAGGCTCGCCGCCCGGCGGGTGACGCGCTCGACGAGCGCACGGTTGAACGCCAGCTCGCCAATGCGCGGGGCGACCTGGCAGCAGGCCACGTTCACCTTCATCGTCGTCATGCCAGCGGTCCTCCTCGCTCCAGCCGTTGCTGATCCGCTTCCGCCAGCCGGCGCTCGGCGGCCAGGTCCAGCTTCCGGGCCAGCAGCCAGTAGCTCAGGCCGGACACCGGCAGGCCCACCGCGAAGGCGATGTCCGCACCGCCCAGGGCGGCCGTGGCGGGGCCGGTCCAGAAACCCAGCGCCATGAACGGAACCATCGCCAGCAGCCCGAGCCCATAGGCCAGCAGCCCGGCGACCGACCAGCCGCGGTAGAGGCCCTGCGGGTTGAAGATCTCGCTGATCGCGTAGTGCCCGCGCCGCACCAGGTAGAAGTCCACCAGGTTGACCGCCGTCCAGGGCACGAGGAAGTACAGCATCAGCAGGACGAAGGTGTTGAAGCTGCCCAGGTAGCTCTCGGGGATCAGCCGCGCCACCACCAGCACGATGAGGGCGATCACGCCGATGCCGGCCACCCGCAGGCGCAGGGTCGGCTTGACCCGGGCGAAGGCGTCGATGGCGCTGAGGCTGGTGAGCATC from Pseudomonas tohonis includes:
- a CDS encoding winged helix-turn-helix transcriptional regulator, giving the protein MKKNVSGCSVEEAMHLLGGRWRLLLVSYLLDGPKRFNDLRRDIPHISQRMLTLDLRALEEAGMVLRTVYPEVPVRVEYQLTEDGQRLRKVVEVIKEFGLWLKARHTTDAPQP
- the gstA gene encoding glutathione transferase GstA; translated protein: MKLYYAPRTCSLSPHIVMLELGLPFEAVRVDNRTKLTEHGDDFLAINPKGYVAALELDNGEVLTEGTAIVQYLADLRPEVGLAPANGTLQRVRLQEWLNFISGEIHAGMSPLFNAAIPEEVKAIFRARLFKRFDYLEAALGQADYLLGDRFGVADAYLFTVLGWVDFFAIDLAPWPALAAFRARIAARPQVQAAVRAEAA
- a CDS encoding nitrilase family protein, with the translated sequence MTTMKVNVACCQVAPRIGELAFNRALVERVTRRAASLGAQVVVLPELVQSGYLFRDPAEARALAEPLDGPGITLWTALAAELGIVLVGGFCELRDDGTLANSAALVDASGVRAVYRKAHLWDGEKAIFTPGDAAPPVVDTAFGRLAVMICYDLEFPEWVRLPALAGAQLLCAPVNWPRGPRPVAERPGEVVRVQADAAVNRMTIAACDRHGQERGVDWVEGSVIVDADGYPQAGPAGEGGEQLLLAELDLGAARDKRISARNDVHGDRRPELYSGVLAVQGKALG
- a CDS encoding ABC transporter substrate-binding protein, whose protein sequence is MDVAVRRALGLLLACASLPASADFVTVITFGGANKDVQKEAFFKPFKASTGNAVVHGSYNGDLDKLKHMVELSHVTWDVVEMEAPELARGCEEGLFEKLDPALLGNPADFVPGTLQPCGVGIFVWSTVLAYDSAKIKNAPTGWGDFWDLRKYPGKRGLRHGAKYNLEFALMADGVAPQDVYQVLDTPAGVERAFRKLDEIKSSVVWWKAGAEPVRALQDGKVAMSAAYNGRIATAQKETRSLAMVWTGSIYDFDYWALPKGSWKGDLAKTFVTFTTQPERQKAFAEGISYAPVNNKAIAMIDPAIAATLPTAPQNISGALPMSVKFWAAHGELEQRFENWVKN
- a CDS encoding helix-turn-helix transcriptional regulator; this encodes MIRADLAGGPGIEALCAALHLSRPTLYRRLREQGTSFTALLEQERSRLALQQVRDGVPLQAISEALGFKDVSTFHRAFRRWFGHSPGAARRLSPVE
- a CDS encoding helix-turn-helix transcriptional regulator, yielding MAMKRSIDHVRWDLAQRYRLIETVAWWEGRLTTNHLMQSFGISRQQASKDINAYLNEHAPKNLVYDKHLKGYKPGKGFRPLFIDGSASAYLHLLDQNRERSPHIEGLALAYAHTEVLQVPDRSIRPEVLRPILQACREGLRLETEYVSLAHPESEIRVIAPHTLVFTGMRWHVRAYCEKNRDYRDFVLSRFRGEPDLMDESAQGRDADEGWMTAVEVILAPDGRLKPAQQAIIEADYGMQDGQLVIHSRGALVQYVLQRYQIDPNKVQAKPVAQQIVVANLEDLGRWLYS
- a CDS encoding pyridoxamine 5'-phosphate oxidase family protein, which produces MSRHRIESLGALRTLIAEPPALMKKRLQPAIDSHCLTLIRNASVCAIGLAGADSEIAFLDLQTTPVILAEGKRIRLAWPAALPLKEYGASRACSLLFILPGIGFALRANGRGQPLREEAGTCLEFEADALFLHCSRAMVRADFWTAREDPGGWPAERGEGTLSQAARAFLARSPYLLMLTRNAEGATELSPRGDPEGFIGLIDPQRLLIPERPGNKVAVSLSNIIACDELKLAFLLPGSATVLSVTGRAQVSADPQLLGPLSVNGKAPVLGTLVEVQRFAFVEAPELVDAGLWRAETHLAPTAIPSFPKMLAEHMNGTGLLGKATTLVVDAVVRHDLKHLY